The Salvia miltiorrhiza cultivar Shanhuang (shh) chromosome 1, IMPLAD_Smil_shh, whole genome shotgun sequence genome has a window encoding:
- the LOC131007176 gene encoding autophagy-related protein 8i-like, giving the protein MGKMQSFKEQFSFDERAEESQDIIAKYPDRVPVVAERYSKSDLPEMEKRKFLVPRDMSVGQFIHILGARLRLTPGKALFVFVKDTLPQTTSLIESLYNSSKDEDGFLYMCYSSEKTFGSTHNVMWHELSLG; this is encoded by the exons ATGGGCAAGATGCAGTCTTTCAAGGAACAGTTTTCTTTTG ACGAAAGGGCAGAAGAATCACAGGACATCATCGCCAAATATCCCGATCGAGTCCCT GTTGTTGCTGAAAGATATTCTAAGTCCGACCTTCCTGAGATGGAGAAGAGGAA ATTCCTGGTACCTCGTGATATGTCGGTTGGCCAATTTATCCACATCTTGGGCGCGAGGCTCCGCCTGACTCCTGGGAAAGCTCTCTTTGTATTCGTCAAGGATACATTACCACAAACAA CAAGCTTGATCGAATCCTTGTACAATTCATCTAAGGACGAGGACGGGTTCCTCTATATGTGCTACAGCAGCGAGAAAACATTTGGCAGCACTCATAATGTCATGTGGCATGAGCTTTCTCTTGGCTAA